TTGATGCAAGAGATGCTCGTAGGCTTCTTGGGTCGCCGAATCTGGTTCGACGCCCAATTCGCGCTGCAAGATGGTAGCACATGTATGATATACGCGCAACGCGCTGGCGCGGTCATTATTCAGCGCATGCAGGCGCATCAGATGGCGATAGCAATCTTCAGAGAGGGGATCGAGTTGGAGCAAACGCTGGGCATACTTGATGGCAGTGGCGTAGTTTCCTTGCCGTTCAATGAGGCGCAGGAGTTGTTCGAGTGCCTGCATGTGGCTCTGACGCAGCCGCTCCCGCTCAGGCAATATCCATTCATCGTAGCAACTGGGTAGGAGTTCTCCTCGGTATAGTCTGTCCGCTTGCTCCAAAGCCGCTCGCTGGGCAGGCTGATTATGTTGTTGCGCGGCCTCGTCGGCCTGCTGAAGCGCCTGCTCAAATGAAGCCACATCCAGGCTAATCGGTATAGTGGGGCGCCAGTGCAACAGGTGCATATCGGTAGCGAGGAAGTGCCCGGCAGCCGGAAGCACCTGACGCAACTGATGCACCAGTTGGCGCAAATTATTCCGCGCCTGTGCCTCGGTGGTGTCAGGCCAGAAGAGGAAAGCCAGGTGGTGGCGTGGTTGAGGCACATCCCGATGTAGCACGAGATAGGCGAGCAAGGATTGCAAGCGTGGGGTGTTGAGATTGGTGATCGGCTGGTCTCCGTCTTGCAGGCTGAACTCACCGAGCAGTCGAATGTCCAGGGTTGGGGACATCTGCCCTCCTCTCGCGTCGCTAGAGGCAGAGGTACGGCTCTATATATGCATTGTACGCGCCAGGTATCTCCTCCATCAAATTTTTCCCCCATGACCTGGAAGACCGCGATCCTCTGGGATGGCCTCTTCGCCCAGTTCACCAGGGAGTAATTCGAGTGCAACCCCTAGCGAAGAGCTAGATTCTGCCAATCTCTGATAATACTCCCCTACCACCTTTACTATCTGTTGAAGAGCCATCATTAATTGTCCGCTGGCCTGGTTGATCACCTCTGACTCGTGGTGCTCAAAGGCCAGGATGCCCTCGCGCAAGGCAATTTTCATTTCATACAAGACCCGTTTATCCTCGGCTTTGAACAGCTCGCACACGGCACGAATCCTCGCGTGGGTTGCGGCTCTCGCCTGCGTGTCGCCGCGCTCATTCAGCCCAAACAACTGCTGTTTCAGAAAAGGAATCGAGTTTCGAACCAGTCGCCACGCCTCTCGCGCTTTGAGCGCCTCAAGCTCTGTCTGGAGCCAGCGAAAATCCTGGTCTTTCGCGCAGAAACCGATGGTCATCGCCCAGAGCGTCTGAAGATCCTCATCAATCAAGCCATCCAGATAACTCACCAGAAAACGACGATGAGCCTCAATCAGAAATTGCGACTTGAACGGGGTCAACTCATCAGGATCTTCACCGGCGGTGGAAGAGAGATGCGCAAAATCATAGTCATTTTCCAGCGCATTCTCCATCCCTACCACCAGATAGATATAACGCACCCAGGCAGTAAACAGTTCTTCCAGCAGCATGAACTTCAGCCCAC
The DNA window shown above is from Ktedonobacterales bacterium and carries:
- a CDS encoding cytochrome b5 domain-containing protein yields the protein MVLQNTPEAGYWIVVSGKVYDVTQFIYQHVGGERIIIHYTGMDATSAYQGVLHHTNSEVDALLGMYELGNMRRLQFNGAWGVILTPGGLKFMLLEELFTAWVRYIYLVVGMENALENDYDFAHLSSTAGEDPDELTPFKSQFLIEAHRRFLVSYLDGLIDEDLQTLWAMTIGFCAKDQDFRWLQTELEALKAREAWRLVRNSIPFLKQQLFGLNERGDTQARAATHARIRAVCELFKAEDKRVLYEMKIALREGILAFEHHESEVINQASGQLMMALQQIVKVVGEYYQRLAESSSSLGVALELLPGELGEEAIPEDRGLPGHGGKI